Proteins encoded in a region of the Acidobacteriota bacterium genome:
- a CDS encoding DPP IV N-terminal domain-containing protein, whose protein sequence is MIRKLIFCSLAFFLFLTAVGYAQGTLADYERAAGLREKYVGVARNLAERANWIEKTNRFWYRKAVKGGNEFVLWDAETLAKRPAFDHERLAAALSAATGEKYTALKLPFQEITFVDGEKAITFTVGETRWRCELADYTFKKLPADERFGQRRGGIPLSTGLPGPRYNFPQTNAKVSPDGKWEAWVNNFNVWVRAKGKGNSKDGGAALSFDGSEGNYYALASLVWSSDSKMIAAYRVRPGYNRKIQYVESSPADQTQPKYYAMDYAKPGDALDQPQPVLFHVEGKQQFTIDNALFPNPYQLSRIEWRKDNRAFTFEYNQRGHQVYRIIEVDAANGKPRAVISEEPKTFFTYSSKKYRYDLADGKEVIWMSERDGWNHLYLFDGVTGTVKNQITKGNWVVRGVEKVDEEKRQIWFQASGMYAGKDPYFIHYYRINFDGTGLTALTEADANHTVSFSSDMKFYVDTWSRVDQPTVSELRQTADKKLLTELERADISELTKAGWRAPEVFTSLARDGKTDIWGIIFRPTNFDPLKKYPVIENIYAGPHSSFVPKNFAPWNPMQSLAELGFIVVQIDGMGTSNRSKAFHDVAWKNLGDAGFPDRILWHKAVAAKYPYYDITRVGIYGTSAGGQNSLGALLFHPEFYKACVSACGCHDNRMDKIWWNEQWMGWPLGPEYATASNVDNAYKLQGKLLLILGEMDTNVDPASTMQVVNALIKADKQFDLLVIPGANHGAGGAYGEKKRNDFFVHHLLGVEPPDWNKVEKNKPMTADGN, encoded by the coding sequence ATGATCCGTAAATTGATTTTTTGTTCACTCGCATTCTTCTTGTTTCTAACCGCCGTTGGTTATGCCCAAGGCACGCTGGCCGATTACGAACGCGCGGCGGGTTTGCGCGAAAAGTATGTGGGCGTGGCCAGGAATCTGGCCGAACGCGCCAATTGGATCGAAAAGACCAATCGGTTCTGGTATCGAAAAGCCGTCAAAGGTGGAAACGAATTCGTTTTGTGGGATGCCGAGACGCTGGCCAAACGTCCAGCCTTCGACCACGAACGATTGGCTGCGGCGCTTTCGGCGGCTACTGGTGAAAAATACACCGCGCTGAAGCTGCCGTTTCAGGAAATCACGTTTGTGGATGGCGAAAAGGCCATCACCTTCACGGTCGGCGAAACGCGCTGGCGATGCGAATTGGCGGATTACACGTTCAAAAAACTGCCGGCGGATGAACGCTTCGGCCAAAGGCGCGGTGGCATTCCTTTGAGCACAGGCTTGCCGGGGCCGCGATACAACTTTCCGCAAACCAACGCAAAAGTGTCTCCAGATGGGAAATGGGAAGCCTGGGTCAACAATTTCAATGTGTGGGTTCGCGCCAAAGGCAAAGGCAATAGCAAAGACGGGGGCGCGGCGCTGAGTTTCGACGGTTCCGAAGGAAATTATTACGCGTTGGCTTCACTGGTCTGGTCGTCGGATTCCAAAATGATCGCGGCGTATCGCGTGCGTCCGGGTTACAACCGCAAAATTCAATACGTCGAATCTTCGCCCGCCGATCAAACCCAGCCGAAGTATTACGCGATGGATTACGCCAAACCGGGCGATGCGCTGGATCAACCGCAGCCCGTGCTGTTCCACGTCGAGGGCAAACAGCAATTCACGATTGACAACGCGCTGTTCCCGAATCCGTACCAGCTGTCGCGCATTGAATGGCGCAAAGACAATCGCGCCTTCACGTTTGAATACAACCAGCGCGGACATCAGGTTTACCGCATTATCGAAGTGGACGCCGCCAACGGGAAGCCACGCGCCGTCATCAGCGAAGAACCCAAAACCTTTTTCACCTATTCCAGCAAAAAATACCGCTACGATTTGGCCGACGGCAAAGAAGTCATCTGGATGTCCGAACGCGACGGATGGAATCATCTGTATCTGTTCGACGGCGTGACCGGCACAGTCAAAAACCAGATCACCAAAGGCAATTGGGTCGTTCGCGGCGTCGAAAAAGTGGATGAAGAAAAACGCCAAATCTGGTTTCAGGCGAGCGGGATGTATGCGGGCAAAGACCCATATTTCATCCATTATTACCGCATCAATTTCGATGGCACGGGTTTGACTGCGCTTACCGAGGCCGACGCCAATCACACGGTCAGCTTTTCTTCGGACATGAAGTTTTACGTGGACACATGGTCGCGCGTGGATCAGCCGACGGTCAGCGAATTGCGCCAGACGGCGGATAAAAAGCTGTTGACCGAATTGGAACGCGCAGACATCAGCGAATTGACCAAAGCCGGTTGGCGTGCCCCGGAAGTGTTCACCTCGCTGGCGCGCGACGGCAAAACCGATATTTGGGGAATCATTTTTCGTCCCACGAATTTCGACCCGCTCAAAAAGTATCCCGTCATCGAAAACATCTACGCCGGGCCGCACAGTTCGTTCGTGCCGAAAAATTTTGCGCCGTGGAACCCGATGCAATCGCTGGCGGAACTCGGATTCATCGTCGTGCAAATTGACGGAATGGGTACGTCAAACCGTTCCAAAGCCTTTCACGACGTAGCCTGGAAAAATTTGGGTGACGCCGGATTTCCCGACCGCATTTTGTGGCACAAAGCCGTCGCCGCGAAATATCCGTATTACGACATCACCCGCGTAGGCATTTATGGCACGTCCGCGGGCGGCCAGAACTCGCTGGGCGCACTACTGTTTCATCCTGAATTTTACAAAGCCTGTGTGTCGGCCTGCGGCTGCCACGACAATCGCATGGACAAGATTTGGTGGAATGAACAATGGATGGGCTGGCCGCTGGGACCGGAATACGCGACGGCGTCGAATGTGGACAATGCCTACAAATTGCAAGGCAAGCTGCTGCTGATTTTGGGCGAGATGGACACGAATGTTGATCCGGCTTCGACGATGCAGGTTGTCAACGCTTTGATCAAAGCTGACAAGCAATTTGATCTGCTGGTCATTCCCGGCGCGAACCACGGAGCAGGCGGCGCGTACGGCGAAAAGAAGCGAAACGATTTCTTTGTCCATCACTTGCTCGGCGTTGAACCGCCTGATTGGAACAAAGTGGAAAAGAACAAACCCATGACCGCAGACGGCAATTGA
- a CDS encoding beta-xylosidase, with amino-acid sequence MPNITKLAAVFFLVALLARSPLSQTDHVSIHVDAAKSKGPMEPVWSWFGYDEPNYTYMKDGKKLLSELSALSPVPVHVRTHNLLTTGDGTAALKWGSTNAYTEDAAGKSRYDWTIVDRIFDTLIERKMKPLAEIGFMPEALSVKPEPYRHEWAVDKTYNTIFTGWAHPPRDYAKWSELIYQWVRHSVERYGRAEVESWWWELWNEPDIGYWQSTPEEYFKLYDYTADAVKRALPTAKIGGPHVTGPVSERPQKFLRDFLEHCARGKNAATGKTGAPLDYIGFHAKGAPRVVDNHVRMGISNQLRAISNGFQIVASFPEYRQTPIVIGESDPEGCAACSSRVYPQNGYRNGTMYSSYTATQIARTYELADLHGVNLMGSVTWAFEFEDQPYFDGFRDLATNGIDKPVLNVFRMLGQMGGERIAVESSGALALEAIRDTGVRDTPEINALASRQERAVNVLVWNYHDDDLPAPPTEIEIVIDGLPGGRTLLHHYRIDAEHSNSYEVWKKLGAPQHPTPEQYKQLEQAGQLQLLNSPEWLHTANGKVTLKFSLPRQGVSLLRLTW; translated from the coding sequence ATGCCCAACATTACAAAACTTGCTGCTGTGTTTTTCCTGGTCGCTTTGTTGGCTCGTTCGCCGCTCAGCCAGACTGACCACGTGTCAATTCACGTGGACGCGGCCAAAAGCAAAGGGCCGATGGAGCCAGTCTGGAGTTGGTTCGGTTACGACGAGCCGAATTACACGTACATGAAAGATGGCAAGAAGTTGCTTTCAGAACTCTCAGCCCTAAGCCCTGTGCCGGTGCACGTGCGCACGCATAATTTGCTGACCACGGGCGATGGGACGGCGGCGCTCAAGTGGGGTTCGACCAACGCATACACCGAAGACGCTGCGGGCAAGTCGCGCTACGATTGGACGATTGTGGATCGCATTTTTGACACGCTGATCGAACGAAAAATGAAACCGCTGGCCGAAATTGGCTTTATGCCCGAGGCGCTTTCGGTCAAACCGGAGCCTTACCGACACGAATGGGCGGTGGATAAAACTTACAACACGATCTTCACCGGCTGGGCGCATCCGCCGCGCGATTACGCAAAATGGTCGGAACTGATCTATCAATGGGTTCGGCATTCCGTCGAACGATATGGCCGTGCCGAAGTGGAAAGCTGGTGGTGGGAATTGTGGAACGAGCCGGACATCGGTTATTGGCAAAGCACGCCCGAAGAGTATTTCAAACTTTACGATTACACCGCCGACGCCGTGAAGCGCGCGCTGCCAACCGCGAAAATTGGCGGACCGCACGTCACTGGCCCAGTTAGCGAACGTCCGCAAAAATTCCTGCGCGATTTCCTCGAGCACTGCGCGCGCGGCAAAAACGCCGCAACCGGCAAAACCGGCGCGCCGCTGGATTACATTGGCTTTCATGCCAAAGGCGCCCCGCGCGTTGTAGACAACCACGTGCGAATGGGAATCAGCAATCAACTCCGGGCCATTTCAAACGGGTTTCAGATTGTCGCCTCATTCCCGGAATACCGCCAAACACCGATTGTCATTGGCGAATCCGATCCGGAAGGTTGCGCAGCCTGTTCGTCGCGCGTTTATCCGCAAAACGGTTATCGAAATGGAACGATGTATTCCAGCTATACCGCCACACAGATTGCGCGCACGTATGAGTTGGCTGACCTGCACGGCGTCAATTTGATGGGGTCGGTCACTTGGGCGTTTGAGTTTGAGGACCAACCTTATTTCGATGGCTTCCGGGATCTGGCGACAAACGGCATAGACAAACCGGTACTCAATGTCTTCCGCATGCTCGGCCAAATGGGCGGCGAACGCATTGCCGTCGAAAGCTCCGGCGCATTGGCGCTAGAAGCAATTCGGGACACTGGCGTTCGTGACACACCGGAAATCAATGCGCTGGCCAGCCGACAGGAACGGGCAGTGAACGTGTTGGTCTGGAATTATCATGATGACGATTTGCCCGCGCCACCAACGGAAATCGAAATCGTGATAGACGGCCTTCCCGGCGGACGAACGCTGTTGCATCATTACCGCATTGATGCAGAGCACAGCAATTCATACGAAGTCTGGAAAAAGCTGGGCGCGCCGCAACATCCGACACCAGAGCAGTACAAACAACTTGAACAAGCCGGACAGTTGCAGTTGCTGAATTCGCCGGAATGGCTGCATACGGCGAACGGAAAAGTCACATTGAAATTCAGCTTGCCGCGCCAGGGCGTGTCTTTGCTCCGGCTGACGTGGTAA
- a CDS encoding glycoside hydrolase family 127 protein, whose translation MKTSVRRLAIGLAMLGCLLPASSAQQKSATKSPATAPRDYPVKPIPFTAVHFNDEFWAPRIEINRTVTIPFAFEKCEETGRITNFLLAAAVLRGENPPNKKIPPYPFDDTDLYKVIEGASYTLSVHSDPKLDAYIDSLIEKIAAAQEADGYLYPARTIDPVNPHHWAGKNRWELEKVDSHELYDFGHLTEAAIAHYQATGKRSLLNIALKEATLLDATFGPGKQAIWPGHQITEMALAKLYRVSGESRYLNLAKFMLDVRGPDGSPGAGRTYNQSHKKVIEQTEAVGHAVRATYMYTGMADVAALTGDASYVNAIDRIWEDVVGKKLYITGGIGATGSGEAFGRAFELPNMTAYNETCAAIGNDYWNYRLFLLHADAKYIDVMERTLYNGLISGVSLDGKSFFYPNPLESAGQHQRSPWFGVACCPGNITRFMASVPGYVYAQQGDKLYVNLFVGSTGEIKLDSGRTVKMTQQTHYPWDGAVRITVDPDKAAQFTINVRIPGWARNEATPSDLYHFTDQNTETVSLKVNGQSVPVKLDNGYAGLNRAWKKGDVIELSLPMPVRRIVASDQVGADRGRVSLQRGPIVYCAEWPDNPEGRVRNLLLPDGAKLSAEFKPELLNGVTIIKSKAFALSLDAQGKLVKQEQDFTAIPYFAWANRGRGEMLVWIPTNEANAHPRPYPTIATTSTVTVSNRPRRDPRMINDGEEPPASNDPASYFDWWPRKGSTEWVEYAFAKPSTVSEAQVYWFDDTGRGEVRVPQSWRILYKDGDQWKPVENVDAYGVAKDQYNKVGFKPLTVSGLRLELTMQPNWSAGLQEWKVK comes from the coding sequence ATGAAAACTTCGGTTCGACGACTTGCAATCGGCCTGGCGATGCTTGGCTGTCTGTTGCCAGCATCCAGCGCCCAGCAAAAATCAGCAACAAAATCGCCTGCGACTGCGCCGCGCGATTATCCGGTAAAACCGATTCCGTTCACCGCGGTGCATTTCAACGACGAATTTTGGGCGCCGCGCATCGAAATCAATCGAACGGTGACGATTCCCTTTGCGTTTGAAAAATGCGAGGAAACCGGGCGCATCACGAACTTCCTGCTGGCTGCCGCTGTGTTGCGCGGAGAAAATCCGCCGAACAAGAAAATCCCGCCCTATCCATTTGACGACACCGATTTGTACAAAGTCATCGAAGGCGCGTCCTACACCTTGAGCGTGCATTCCGATCCGAAGCTCGACGCCTACATTGACAGTTTGATTGAAAAGATCGCCGCAGCGCAGGAAGCCGACGGGTATTTGTATCCGGCGCGCACGATTGATCCGGTGAATCCGCATCACTGGGCGGGCAAAAATCGCTGGGAACTGGAAAAGGTAGACAGCCATGAACTCTACGATTTCGGCCACCTGACCGAAGCCGCTATTGCGCATTACCAGGCTACCGGCAAACGCTCCTTGCTGAACATTGCGCTCAAAGAAGCGACGTTGTTAGACGCGACCTTCGGCCCCGGCAAACAAGCGATCTGGCCGGGACACCAAATCACCGAAATGGCATTGGCCAAGTTGTACCGCGTGTCGGGCGAAAGCCGCTATCTGAACCTGGCCAAGTTCATGCTCGATGTGCGCGGGCCTGACGGTTCGCCGGGCGCAGGTCGCACTTACAATCAATCGCACAAGAAAGTCATCGAACAAACCGAAGCCGTTGGCCATGCCGTGCGCGCCACGTATATGTACACGGGAATGGCCGATGTCGCTGCGCTGACCGGAGACGCCTCCTACGTCAACGCGATTGACAGGATTTGGGAAGACGTGGTCGGCAAAAAGCTTTACATCACAGGCGGCATCGGCGCGACAGGTTCCGGTGAAGCTTTCGGGCGCGCCTTTGAGCTGCCAAACATGACCGCTTACAACGAAACCTGCGCCGCCATTGGCAATGATTACTGGAATTACCGCCTGTTTTTGCTGCACGCCGACGCCAAGTACATAGATGTGATGGAACGCACGCTGTACAACGGATTGATTTCCGGCGTGTCGCTTGACGGCAAATCGTTTTTCTATCCCAACCCGTTGGAATCCGCAGGGCAACATCAGCGCAGCCCGTGGTTCGGCGTCGCCTGTTGCCCGGGCAACATCACGCGCTTTATGGCATCGGTTCCGGGGTATGTGTACGCGCAACAGGGCGACAAGCTGTACGTCAATCTGTTTGTCGGTAGCACTGGTGAAATCAAGCTGGACAGTGGCCGCACCGTGAAGATGACACAGCAAACGCACTACCCCTGGGATGGAGCGGTCAGGATTACAGTTGACCCGGACAAAGCCGCGCAGTTCACCATCAACGTGCGAATTCCCGGCTGGGCGCGCAACGAAGCCACTCCAAGCGATCTCTATCACTTCACCGATCAAAACACCGAAACCGTTTCGCTGAAAGTGAATGGCCAATCCGTGCCGGTCAAACTCGACAACGGTTATGCAGGGTTGAATCGCGCATGGAAGAAAGGCGACGTGATTGAATTGTCGCTGCCGATGCCTGTGCGCCGCATAGTGGCCAGCGATCAGGTCGGCGCCGACCGCGGGCGCGTTTCATTACAGCGCGGTCCTATCGTGTATTGCGCCGAATGGCCTGACAATCCCGAAGGCCGCGTACGCAACTTGCTGCTGCCCGACGGCGCAAAGCTGAGCGCCGAATTCAAACCGGAACTTTTGAACGGTGTCACCATCATCAAATCCAAAGCCTTCGCTTTGTCGCTGGATGCACAGGGTAAGCTGGTCAAACAGGAACAGGATTTCACGGCGATTCCCTATTTTGCCTGGGCCAATCGCGGTCGTGGCGAAATGCTGGTTTGGATTCCAACCAACGAAGCGAATGCGCATCCGCGCCCGTATCCAACGATTGCCACGACCAGCACCGTCACGGTTTCAAACCGCCCCAGACGCGATCCGCGCATGATCAATGACGGCGAAGAGCCGCCTGCATCCAACGATCCGGCATCCTATTTCGATTGGTGGCCGCGCAAAGGATCAACCGAATGGGTGGAATATGCCTTTGCCAAACCATCCACGGTTTCCGAAGCCCAGGTTTATTGGTTCGACGACACGGGTCGCGGCGAAGTCCGCGTGCCGCAAAGCTGGCGCATCCTGTACAAAGACGGCGATCAGTGGAAACCGGTCGAAAATGTTGATGCTTATGGTGTCGCCAAGGATCAATACAACAAGGTCGGCTTCAAGCCCCTGACCGTCAGTGGGCTGCGATTGGAACTGACGATGCAGCCAAATTGGTCGGCAGGCTTACAAGAGTGGAAGGTGAAGTAA
- a CDS encoding pyridoxamine 5'-phosphate oxidase family protein: MGILTDEMKQVVERQRLGFVATVCPDGTPNLSPKGTVSFLDNDHLVFADVRSPGTVANLRQNPGIEVNIVDPFLRKGYRFKGKAEVLDAGAEFERLVEFFANRGMFDAPRRIRTIVVIKVDQAHALISPGYDRQTDEASMRAYWVKYYLGDNEAASTPS, from the coding sequence ATGGGCATTCTCACGGATGAAATGAAGCAGGTCGTCGAACGGCAGCGGTTGGGATTTGTGGCCACAGTTTGTCCCGATGGAACTCCCAATCTTTCGCCGAAAGGCACAGTCTCTTTTCTCGACAACGACCATCTTGTGTTCGCGGATGTTCGATCCCCCGGCACGGTCGCCAACCTTCGCCAAAATCCGGGGATCGAAGTGAATATCGTGGATCCGTTCTTGCGAAAGGGGTACCGTTTCAAAGGGAAGGCAGAAGTGCTCGATGCCGGTGCAGAGTTCGAACGGCTGGTAGAGTTTTTTGCCAACCGCGGAATGTTCGATGCGCCACGACGCATTCGCACGATTGTGGTGATAAAGGTGGATCAAGCCCATGCTCTGATTTCGCCGGGGTACGACCGCCAGACCGATGAAGCTTCGATGCGGGCATATTGGGTGAAATACTACCTTGGGGATAACGAAGCTGCATCAACACCTTCCTGA
- a CDS encoding glycoside hydrolase family 31 protein, which produces MTNPISRRDVLKRFSAASAGALLPSPPVSASRNGLHIAERHVELALTQISAHTVRLTISPINNGKPEPVPQDGSLIQQTWPKPLIRLTSLPRERTAQCGELRVKLSSGPLTIRVETRDGKLIQQLRPDQQTGALNFLTGDKPILGFGEGGPQFDRRGENYTNRNGQSGYRLRTHGGRVPIQWLIGTGGWAMFIHHPVGSIDLTGPEARLTPRGVDHPGNSVEGALAGSPAGALPLDVFIVGASEPAQLMAEYARLTGKPELPPLWSFGYLQSHRTLAGPDEINWVARTFREKKLPCDALIYLGTDFTPSGWNTHNGEFTWRPENFPAPKKIIDELHAQHFKVVLHTVIEGRKLTGSVSDPCTAAPLPSGRTPDGKWPDQRQVGCYWPVHKPLYDVGIDGWWPDQGDGLDAPSRLARIRMYYEGSQQLRPNQRVFALHRNGHAGMQRYAAFLWSGDVYTTWETLKVHVPNAINTGLTGIPYWGTDIGGFVPTREYTGELHVRWFQFGAFCPLFRAHGRTWHLRLPWGWNTGELGHNEISNYTGGAANPDPSELHNAAVEPICKKYLDLRYRMMPYLYSAVRETHETGLPIIRALWLHYPDDPAAVARGDEFLWGRDVLVAPVVEKGATTRDVYLPRGDWYDFWTEEKLAGEREVNRAVDLETMPLYVRAGAILPLGPVKQYTGEKVGGPMTLVIYPGADGAFTLYEDDGATFDYRRGEWMKVQLVWNDKRRTLSLQLAQGSKMLPPTHRDIEVRLASEKVSRKIVFEGPAITIRL; this is translated from the coding sequence ATGACAAATCCCATTTCTCGCAGGGACGTTTTGAAACGATTCAGCGCAGCCAGCGCAGGTGCGTTGTTACCATCCCCGCCAGTTTCAGCGAGTCGGAATGGACTGCACATTGCTGAGCGCCACGTCGAACTTGCTCTGACACAAATCAGCGCGCACACCGTACGGTTGACCATTTCGCCCATCAACAACGGCAAGCCGGAACCCGTTCCTCAAGATGGCTCTCTGATTCAACAAACATGGCCAAAGCCTCTCATCCGCCTGACCTCGCTTCCGCGTGAGCGGACGGCGCAATGCGGCGAACTGCGCGTGAAATTGTCGTCTGGGCCGTTGACGATTCGCGTCGAAACCCGTGATGGCAAATTGATTCAGCAGCTTCGTCCGGATCAGCAAACCGGCGCGCTGAATTTTTTGACGGGCGACAAACCGATTCTGGGGTTTGGCGAAGGCGGGCCGCAATTCGACCGGCGCGGAGAAAACTACACCAATCGCAATGGGCAAAGCGGATATCGGTTGCGAACGCACGGCGGTCGCGTGCCGATTCAATGGTTGATTGGAACTGGTGGCTGGGCGATGTTCATTCATCATCCTGTTGGCTCGATTGATTTAACCGGCCCGGAAGCTCGCCTGACACCGCGCGGCGTTGATCACCCGGGAAACAGTGTCGAAGGCGCATTGGCGGGCAGCCCTGCGGGAGCGTTGCCGTTGGATGTTTTCATCGTCGGCGCCAGCGAACCGGCGCAGCTCATGGCCGAATACGCGCGGTTGACGGGCAAACCGGAACTGCCGCCGCTGTGGTCGTTTGGTTATTTGCAATCGCATCGCACGCTGGCAGGACCGGACGAAATTAACTGGGTGGCGCGCACCTTCCGCGAAAAGAAACTTCCCTGCGATGCGTTGATTTACCTCGGCACGGATTTCACGCCTTCCGGCTGGAACACGCACAATGGCGAATTCACCTGGCGCCCGGAAAATTTTCCCGCGCCCAAAAAGATAATTGATGAGCTGCATGCCCAGCATTTCAAAGTCGTGTTGCACACGGTCATTGAGGGGCGAAAACTGACAGGTTCCGTCAGCGATCCCTGCACCGCCGCGCCGCTGCCCAGCGGGCGAACGCCGGACGGCAAGTGGCCGGATCAACGCCAGGTCGGTTGTTACTGGCCGGTTCACAAACCGCTTTACGATGTTGGGATTGACGGCTGGTGGCCGGATCAGGGTGACGGGCTGGATGCGCCGTCGCGGTTGGCGCGCATTCGTATGTATTACGAGGGTTCGCAGCAGCTTCGTCCGAACCAACGCGTGTTCGCGCTTCACCGCAATGGTCACGCCGGAATGCAACGGTACGCCGCATTTCTGTGGTCGGGCGATGTGTACACCACCTGGGAAACGCTGAAAGTTCACGTGCCGAACGCGATCAACACGGGGCTGACGGGCATTCCGTACTGGGGCACGGATATAGGCGGTTTCGTTCCCACCAGGGAATACACGGGCGAATTGCACGTCCGATGGTTTCAATTTGGCGCTTTTTGTCCGCTGTTTCGCGCACACGGGCGGACGTGGCATCTGCGATTGCCGTGGGGTTGGAACACCGGCGAACTGGGTCACAACGAAATTTCCAACTACACCGGCGGCGCAGCCAATCCCGATCCGAGTGAACTGCACAACGCCGCAGTCGAACCGATCTGCAAAAAGTATCTGGACTTGCGCTACCGAATGATGCCGTACCTGTATTCCGCTGTGCGCGAAACGCACGAAACAGGTTTGCCGATTATCCGCGCGCTCTGGTTACATTACCCGGACGATCCCGCAGCGGTTGCCCGTGGCGATGAGTTTCTGTGGGGGCGCGATGTGCTGGTCGCACCGGTTGTGGAGAAAGGCGCGACAACGCGCGATGTCTACTTACCGCGTGGCGATTGGTACGACTTTTGGACGGAAGAAAAACTGGCGGGCGAGCGCGAGGTTAACCGGGCGGTTGATCTGGAAACAATGCCGCTCTATGTTCGGGCGGGAGCGATTTTGCCGCTCGGTCCGGTAAAACAGTACACTGGCGAAAAAGTGGGCGGCCCGATGACGTTGGTGATTTATCCGGGCGCAGACGGCGCTTTTACGCTATATGAAGATGACGGCGCTACATTCGATTACCGTCGAGGGGAATGGATGAAAGTTCAACTTGTCTGGAATGACAAACGACGCACGCTGTCCCTGCAATTGGCACAGGGTTCTAAAATGCTGCCACCGACACACCGCGATATCGAAGTTCGTCTCGCTTCTGAAAAGGTAAGCCGCAAAATCGTCTTCGAAGGGCCAGCAATTACCATCAGACTCTGA